From the Terriglobales bacterium genome, the window ATCCGTAGCTTTGTCCTTGCCGCGAAAGTCTCGGTTCAGACGGCGCATCTTGTCATCTGAAGTGATCAGAACGTTCACTTCGCCCCGAATACCGACCGCTCGTTGAGCTGCACGCAGGAAAGTCTCTATTTGGGAATTGTTCGCGCGATGGTCGGGGTCCGGCATAGGGCACGGGGACAGGTTACAGGGAACAGGTTACAGGGAACAGGAACTTAGATGCCTCGTCCGGCCATTCTCTTTTCTGTGTTGTGTTGCCATTCTTAACAGTGCCGGCCGGGTTTAACCCTCACACGTTCTTGCTCGCCCACGGCTTACGCCATGGGTACGTCGCATCTTATCGAAAGAGCAACGCGCTCCCTGTAACCTGTCCCCGCTTTCCTGTCCCCTGCTTTCATTGCTCCAAAATAGGAGGCGCTTCCGCCACCAGCGGCTCAGCCGGAGGTGCGGGCAGCAGCGACAACTGCTGCTCCAGCCGCTGCTTGTGATCGTCGTAGGCGCGGATTATGCGCTGTACGAGCACGTGCCTCACTACATCGCTTTCGTCGAAGTAGTTAAACGAGATGCCGTTCACGCCCTTGAGTACGTCGGTGGCCTCAATCAATCCACTGCGGCGTGCGTTCGGCAAATCGATCTGCGTGATATCGCCGGTGATCACTGCCTTGGCGTTAAATCCAAGACGCGTCACAAACATCTTCATCTGCTCAGAGGTGGTGTTCTGGGCTTCGTCGAGAATGATGAAGCTGTCGTTCAGCGTGCGGCCGCGCATGAAGGCGATCGGCGCGATTTCGATGACATTGCGCTCCAGATAACGATCGACCTTCTCCTGATCGAGCAGGTCGTACAAAGCGTCGTACAACGGGCGCAAGTAAGGATCAACCTTCTCCTGCAGGGTGCCGGGCAGGAATCCGAGGCGCTCGCCCGCTTCAACGGCCGGACGCGCGAGGATGATCCGATTCACCTGCTTATTTACCAAAGCAGAAACAGCCATGGCGACGGCAAGATAGGTCTTGCCGGTTCCGGCAGGCCCGATCCCGAACACCATGTCGTTCTTCTCGATGGCTTCGAGATATCGCCGCTGATTCAAACTCTTTGGCTGCACCACTCGCTTGCCGAACGACCGTTGCCGTCCCGTTTCGGCAAGCCCGCGCAACGTCGCGGACGGATCCGAGATAACGATCTTCAGCATCGAGCCCAGATCGCCGTTGTGGAACGTGTACCCCGACTTTCGAAGGTATTCGTAATCGCCGAAGACTTGCTCGGCGCGAGACACGTCGCGGGCTGCGCCTTCAATATTCAGATGGTCGGAGCGAAGGTCGATTGAGACATTCAATCCACCTTCCAGCAGGTGAAGGTTCTCATCCCTGGTACCGAACAGGGCCTCCAGATTTGGAGTGATCTCAAGCTGCTTGTTCATCGATGGTCGGGGTTCATCCTCCGGGCTAAATGCGAGCAGATGGAAAACGCCACGCGTTCTGCGGTGTCGCGATCACAGTTTTGGGCTGATGAGTCGAGTGGGATAGCTTCGGAATGTCGTCCACGAGCGTGGAGCACATCCATCGCGCGTAGAGTAACCGTGGTTAGCGGCGAAGTCAATAAATAGAATGTCAATTCCCGTTGCCGTCTCCGAGGCTCAATTCTGCTGCCATTCTGCTCTAGACTTTAGATGCCTGCAGGTGCCGAAAGGGCACTGCCAGTTGTGCTTCCGAGTGCCTTCGGTCGAAGAATCATCAACTTGGAAGTTATTCTCGGCTAAGGCAATCCAAAGCTGGATTCCGCCAGGTCGATGTGGGACAATCAGTTGGGCACAACCAATGTTTAAGCGACTCCTCAAGCCCGCTCTGATTCTGCTGGTTGTGCTGGTAGTGTGCTGGGTGCTCATCTCTCCGGCAGTCGACCTGGAGCCCGGAACGCTTCGGTCACTGCAGTTCGTTGCTATTTTTGCCTTCCTTCTCGGCTGCCTCAAGCTTTGCATACTCCCCCCAGCCCTAGATCTGCAACTGCACCGTCTGGAACCGATTCAGACCTCCGCGCTCGCTCCAACACCTCCCAGCGCCTCTGCAAGTTGCGTTCTTCTCTGCTGATTCTTCTCTAGCCATGTTTGCTGAGGCGTGATCTCGCCTCGCGTTGTCCCATTCTCTGAAAAAGGAATCTGACTATGGCCGACACAGCTGTTGCTCGCCCTCAGGGCGATTGCTTCCGCTCTGAAAGGTTCCAGGCGTTCTTTGCGAAGCTTCGCGCCTGCGGGCGTGGCACTTTGATGCTCGACTATGACGGCACCTTGGCGCCGTTTACCCCAGATCGCGAATCCGCACGTCCCTATCCGCAAGTTCCCAGCCTCCTCGACGGGATCATGAAAGGAGGGAGGACGCGGGTAATTATCGTCAGCGGACGCTCGGCAGGCTCGGTGGCCTTGCTGCTGGGCACGCGCCGCATTCCGGAGATATGGGGCCTGCACGGGCTCGAACGAATCAATGCCGTCGGCACCCGCGAAATGCTGCCGTTTTCCGACTCCGATCTGCAGGTGCTGGCAGAGGCCGACATGTTGCTTTCCGCCGCGGGTCTTTCGGAATACCTGGAACTTAAGCCAGGAAGTGTCGCCGTCCACTGGCGCGGTCTGCCGGCGCCAAAGAAGAAAAACATCAAGCTCGAAGCTACCAAGATTATGAATTCCCTGGCCGAAGAGTCGGGGCTTGTTGTGCTGGACTTTGCCGAAGGGCTAGAGCTGAGGGTGTCCAGTGCCAACAAGGGAGACGCGGTCCGGAAAGCTCTGGGGGAGCGGACTGCGTCTCCAGCGGTTTATATCGGCGACGACATCACCGACGAAGATGCCTTTCGTGCGATCAACGAACTGAAGGGACTCTCCATCCTGATGCTCCCAATTGACCGGGAGACGAGCGCTCAAGCGCGCTTTCGAACACCGACGGAGCTATTCGCATTCCTCCAGCAATGGAACGAATGCTGCGGAGGAATGAGATGAGCAAGGATTCGCGCCTGATCATCGTTTCCAACCGCTTGCCGATGACTTTTGAGATTGCAGCAGACGGAGTGGAATTGAAGCCAAGTGCCGGGGGCCTCATTGCCGCCTTGGGACCCATCGTCAAAGAGTCCGGAGCCGCCTGGGTTGGCGCGACCGGAACATCTTTTGATGCGGCTATTGAGGATGTACTGGCAGAACTAGCCAACCAGCAATGTCTCATTCCTGTGTATTTGACCGACCAGGAAACGCAAAACTTCTACAACGGATTTGCCAACGAGATTCTCTGGCCACTCTTTCACGACCTGCAGTCGAGATGCAATTTCCAACCGCAGTACTGGCATTGTTATCGGGAAGTGAACGAGAAGTTCGCCCTGGCCGCCGACTCCATCGCCTCAGACGATGACGTCGTCTGGGTGCACGACTATCACCTCATGCTGCTGGCCGAAGCTTTTCGCGAGGTCTCGATCGCCAGACCACGCATGGCCTACTTCCACCACATTCCCTTTCCGGCACTGAACATCTTCCAGAAGCTGCCGTGGCGGGCGCAGATATTGCGCGCACTGCTGCAGTTCGATCTCGTTCTCTTTCAAACCGCGGGGGATTCGACGAACTTCGTTGAGTGCGTAATGTCATGCCTGAAAGACGAGGCTCACGTTGAAGCACTCCGGGACTACCACTTGCTAACGTATGCGGATAGAGAGACGGTCGCGACCAGTTTGCCGATCAGCATCGACTTCGAATCGCTGTCCCATGATGCTGCTGATCCCGCTGTTGCCCGCCTTGCGGAGACACTCAGAGCCCAGGCTGCAGGTAACAGACTGGTTCTGGGATTGGATCGTCTCGATTACACCAAAGGCGTGGGCTATCGTCTGCAGGCCTATCAGCATCTGCTGCGCACCTCCCCCGAATTCCACGGCAAAGTCTCCTTCTGGCAGATCACAATCCCGAGTCGGGAATCGATTCCCCAGTACAAACGGCTCAAGGAGGAGCTAGAGACGTTGGTCACCGCCATCAACGACGAGTTCGGCACACGTGATTGGACTCCGGTGACGTACATGTACCGCCATCTCACGCGGACCGAACTGCTCGCCTGCTACTGCGCGGCGGAGGTCGCGATGGTGACTCCGGTGAAAGATGGAATGAACCTGGTCGCCAAAGAATATTGCGCGGCCAGAAACGATAACGGGGGAGTGCTGATCTTGAGCGAATTCGCCGGCTCCGCTTCAGAACTCGGAGACGGAGCGTTGCTCGTGAATCCCTACGACGTTGAAGGAATGGCCGCAGCGTTGCGACAGGCATTCGCATTGCCCGTGGCCGAGCGTGCAATGCGAATGGTGAAAATGCGTTCGAGGATCCGCATATGCAACGTCTACGACTGGTATGCGAATTTTCGGGCTGCTTTAGGCTTCGCGACTCATCATCCCCTGATCGGGCCGGAAAAGAGCCGCATCATGGGCCGAATGACAACGGCTGCAGGGTAGTGACGGCCAAAGCGTTGCGTCATTCAAAATGGAACAGGCGAGCCTTTGGGCTCGCCTGTTCGCTTCTGTTAATCAGATTATCCGCGCACGTTCACGGTGGAAAACGCCAGCACTACATGGCCGCTGGCCGGCGCTCCGAAAGCTCGGGCTGGTTCGAACGTGGTGAAGATCAGCGCGTTGTCGATCTTCACGCGCAGTGTGTCCGAGTCATGTCCGGAAAGGATGCGATAGTCAAGAACACGTCCGGTGGAATCGACGTTGGCTTCGATGAGCACCGGGCCTTCAATTCCCTGAATTTCATAAGGGCCTGCTGCCAATCGAGGCGGCGTATAGAGCGATGTAGGAATATCGTTTGCCACTTCCGGAAGAGCGAAGAAGCCGATGAGCACGCCGAACATGATGACTGCCGTTACGAGTCCAGCGGTCGCAGGCAACATGAAGCTGTTAATCGCATGCTCGATCCGAAGGCCGATGTTCTGCCAGGTGCGCGCCATGCTGCGCGAGCGCTCTTGTTGGATGGCAACTTTCAAGCGCAGAGGAAGATCGCTCGGTGCTTTGCGGGTTCCAAGTGAGGAAAGCAGCGCCTGCGTACGCTGCAGTGAGAGATAGTTTGCGTGGCAATCGCCGCACTTCTCCATGTGCAGCGAAATCGCACGCATCTCATGACCGCTCACGGCCCCGTCAAGATATGTAGAAAACATCGACTTGGCTTGTTTGCAGTCCATCACTTGTTTCCCACCTCCAACGACGCCAACTCCGGCGAAACTTTGAGTCCCATCTCGCGCCCGACTTGCCGCGCATAAGCTTCGAGGCGCTTCTTCAGCGCGAAGCGTCCGCGCATCAGCCGCGATTTTACGGTTCCCAGCGAGACTTGCAGAATTTCCGCGATCTCCTCGTACGAA encodes:
- a CDS encoding PhoH family protein; amino-acid sequence: MNKQLEITPNLEALFGTRDENLHLLEGGLNVSIDLRSDHLNIEGAARDVSRAEQVFGDYEYLRKSGYTFHNGDLGSMLKIVISDPSATLRGLAETGRQRSFGKRVVQPKSLNQRRYLEAIEKNDMVFGIGPAGTGKTYLAVAMAVSALVNKQVNRIILARPAVEAGERLGFLPGTLQEKVDPYLRPLYDALYDLLDQEKVDRYLERNVIEIAPIAFMRGRTLNDSFIILDEAQNTTSEQMKMFVTRLGFNAKAVITGDITQIDLPNARRSGLIEATDVLKGVNGISFNYFDESDVVRHVLVQRIIRAYDDHKQRLEQQLSLLPAPPAEPLVAEAPPILEQ
- the otsB gene encoding trehalose-phosphatase; the protein is MLDYDGTLAPFTPDRESARPYPQVPSLLDGIMKGGRTRVIIVSGRSAGSVALLLGTRRIPEIWGLHGLERINAVGTREMLPFSDSDLQVLAEADMLLSAAGLSEYLELKPGSVAVHWRGLPAPKKKNIKLEATKIMNSLAEESGLVVLDFAEGLELRVSSANKGDAVRKALGERTASPAVYIGDDITDEDAFRAINELKGLSILMLPIDRETSAQARFRTPTELFAFLQQWNECCGGMR
- a CDS encoding trehalose-6-phosphate synthase, with product MSKDSRLIIVSNRLPMTFEIAADGVELKPSAGGLIAALGPIVKESGAAWVGATGTSFDAAIEDVLAELANQQCLIPVYLTDQETQNFYNGFANEILWPLFHDLQSRCNFQPQYWHCYREVNEKFALAADSIASDDDVVWVHDYHLMLLAEAFREVSIARPRMAYFHHIPFPALNIFQKLPWRAQILRALLQFDLVLFQTAGDSTNFVECVMSCLKDEAHVEALRDYHLLTYADRETVATSLPISIDFESLSHDAADPAVARLAETLRAQAAGNRLVLGLDRLDYTKGVGYRLQAYQHLLRTSPEFHGKVSFWQITIPSRESIPQYKRLKEELETLVTAINDEFGTRDWTPVTYMYRHLTRTELLACYCAAEVAMVTPVKDGMNLVAKEYCAARNDNGGVLILSEFAGSASELGDGALLVNPYDVEGMAAALRQAFALPVAERAMRMVKMRSRIRICNVYDWYANFRAALGFATHHPLIGPEKSRIMGRMTTAAG
- a CDS encoding zf-HC2 domain-containing protein; protein product: MDCKQAKSMFSTYLDGAVSGHEMRAISLHMEKCGDCHANYLSLQRTQALLSSLGTRKAPSDLPLRLKVAIQQERSRSMARTWQNIGLRIEHAINSFMLPATAGLVTAVIMFGVLIGFFALPEVANDIPTSLYTPPRLAAGPYEIQGIEGPVLIEANVDSTGRVLDYRILSGHDSDTLRVKIDNALIFTTFEPARAFGAPASGHVVLAFSTVNVRG